Below is a window of Vulpes vulpes isolate BD-2025 chromosome 5, VulVul3, whole genome shotgun sequence DNA.
GCTCCCCGGGGCCGCGCCGGCGCAGGGCGAGGGCACAGGTCGGAGGAGACACGTCCTCCCGaagaagagggaagggcaggCCCGGGAGGCCGGGGCTTGCGGAGCACCATCCTCGGGACGGGGTGTTTCCGGGAGACCCGCTCCCCGAAGGCCAGGGCTGCCGGCCGGGCGCGCGCCTACACGTGCGTCTGCATGCGCTGCTGGAAGCGCTGCCCGAAGTCCGAGTGCTGCGACGTGTAGGAGAAGCGCGTGGCCGTCGCGTACTTGCCGATGGGGTCGTAGGCCTCGAACGGGGTCCGCTCCAGCCCGGCCGGCGCCTGCGGGTAGCCCAGCCGGTAGCCCGGGAAGCCGGCCGCCGCGGGGAACGGGTGCGGGCCGAACTTGTCGTAGTTCTCGTAGGACAGCGCGCCCGCCCCGTCGGCGCCCGCGGGGTTGGGGGGCCCGGCGGCGGGGGGCTCCGGCCCGAAGTCCGACGCGGGGGCGCGGCTGTAGGAGCTGAGCTGCGCGTAGCCGCTCGAGTGCGACAGGCGGGAGGCGGGGCGCCCGTCGAAgcgcgcggggcccggggcgcggtaGTCGGCGTAGAGCACGGCCCGGGACGCAGGCCGGTCCTCGTGGGCGCGCACGTTGTAGTAGCCGTTGGTGGGGTCCTGCGGGCGAGGCGGGCGCGGTGGAGGCGCGGGAGCCGAGCACCTGCCCCCTggagcccgcgccccgccccaggcgccccccaccgTGCACACCTTCCCGTCCCCGgagcccgcgccccctccccaggcgcccccaatGCGCGCACCTTCACCTCCCTGGAGAGCCACGACCCCTCCCCAGACCCCCACTGCACGCACCTTCACGTCCCCGgagcccgcgccccctccccagcccccacaaTGCGCGAACCTCACCTCCGCAGGCCCCCCCCCATGCGCGCACCTCACCTCCCTGGGgagcccgcgccccctccccagccccccaatGCACGAACCTCacctccccaggccccccccaggccctcccaaTGCGCGCACCTCACCTCTGGGGAGCCTGCGCCCCCTCCCCAAATCCCCCCCCACTGTGCGCACCTTCACCTCCAGGgagcccgcgccccctccccccctccgcccccgcacCTTCATCTCGTACTCCTCCCGCGTGTCCATGGCGTCGCAGCGCAGGTCCTGCTTCAGGTCCACGTCATCCTTGAAGGACTGCGGAGCCGCAGGGGTGGACGTCAGGGCTGGGGACTCGCCCTGTGCCGCCCAGCCCCGCgccctggggcccctggctgtggggcgggggggtgggggggtgggggggtgaggtggAGTCTGGGGTCACGGGCAGACCGGGTGCTGGGTGCGAGTGCAGCAGAGGCTCTGGGGCCCGTGGGGGCAGAGACCGGAGCTGGTGCCAGCTTTGTGGCTGACCGCACAGTGTGACTCCGGGCGTGTCGCTGCCCCTCCCTGGGACAGCCCCTGTCTGAGCTGCCGGGCAGCTGGACCAGAAAACTTCCGGGCGTTTCCAACTCTGACTGCATGGGAAGGACAGGGCCAAGTGCAGCCTACGGAGGGCACGGCCTGCAGGTCCTCTGCTACTGGGAGACCAGCCAGGGGaggatgtgtgtgcacatgcatgtgtgcacgaGCGTCTGTGCAGCTGCGTGTACATGTGGAGCACGTGTGAGCACACGTACGTGTGTACATGGGACCAAGGCCGGCCCAGGAAGGGACATGGGGGAGAAGGTCAGTAGAGCCGGCGGGCGGGGGTCCCAAGAGCGGGAAGAGGGGAGtgggccaggaggcaggggccCTCACCGAGTAGATGGCCTTCATGACCCGAGTGGCAGTGGACACGCTGGCAGTGTCATCCTCCCGGTCGGAATGCATCGTGAGCGGCTCGCGGTTCACGGTTTCCACCTTGATGTCCAGCTTCCGCAGGGTCACGTCCTTGCGgcctggacagggaggggcagcCTGGACACTCCGCCAACCTCTGTGGCTCACCCCGGGGCGCCTGGGCCTGCCCGCTGGGGGCGCGGGGTGGGCGGGGGCCGTACTCACTGCCTTTGCGGCGGCGGTAGAGGAAGAACACCAGGGCGATGAAGAAGAAGGTGAGCAGGACGCCTGCGCCGATGGTGGCCCCCGCGATGACGCCCACGGGCAGCACTTctgcagaggaagggagggctggGGTGAGGACAGCGGCTCGCGAGGACCCGCAGGCCAGGCCCCACGCGCTCCATTGGCATCGGGGTCGGGGCCCTGCCCCACGCCTGCCCGTGGGCCTGCCGTCCTTCCCCACCCCGTGGCCCCACCGCTCGGGAGCGGGTTTCCCCAGCTGGGCCCCATGCAGGCCCCAGAGAGCTGCTCCCCACGAGGCCTGCCgggggagaggccagggagcaGGACCCCAGCTGCCCACACCCCAGCCACGGTCACCTCGCTCTTCCAGCTGGATGATGGCCGTGCCCGGCCCAAAGCTGTTCCAGGCCGTGCAATTGTAGTGGGTCTGAAAGTCGGCCTCCATGACATTGTTGATGGTGAGGGTGGACAGCACCCCGCTGCCCGAGTTGGTCCGCTCCACCGTGTAGCGCTCCAGGGTCCCCACCTCCAGGAAGTTCTCCTTCCATGcccaggcctggggggggggggggagggcagggggtaaTAAGGAAGGGCACCCTCAGGGCACCCTCGTCCTGCATGTCCTGCGTGTCCTGCGTGCCCTACATGCGTCCAGCCTTGCAGCAAACTCGTCACAGCTGCTGCCTCCAACCACGGCACGGGGTCTCCAGCGTAAGAGAAACTGGCTCCCGGCATGCCGGGGAGTCGGAAGCGCTCAGACACACCTGGGGACACTCCAGCATGCAGATACCTGGGCCCTAATTCTGAAATATGAGCCTCCAGAGGGGTCCGGGAAGCCCCGTGTTCATAGCAATCCCGTGAAGGCAGATACGGCCAGGCCAATGCACCGACGTCTGGCAGCCCCGATGTCCGGCCCCCGTGTGGCCCCCCGTCCTCGCCTACAGCATGACAGGCCCAGGCTCCGGGTCTGTGGTCTGAGAGGCTCACTGACCGTGGCGCAGTCCCAGCCTCCCCCTCGGCCAACCCAGGTGGGGGCCATccaggctcccccaccccacgcagcggcggcccctcccccagggcccctccaGTGCAGCCGAGGGGTGAGGGGCGGTGGCCAAGAGCTGGCTCCCTTCCAGGATGGATCTTCCTAACTCCACGGAGAAGGCCCCGGGGAGCCGTGCGCCGCGCGGCCGTGGTAATGAAGTGTCCCCGGGCAGCCGCGGAGTTAGCCGAACGGCCGTTAACTGTGATGAGGGCCTCGACGGCTAATGGTCACGGGAGGACTTAATGGCGCGTGGTGTGGGgatgagggggcggggggaggcaggaggggcaggtggcCGGTGCCGGCCTCCTGCACCTGTTGCTGCAAACGCCCGCACACCCTCTGCCAGGGAGCCTGCCCCGGCTGCTGAGGACCCAACGGGGCTGGGGAGTGCTCATAGCGGCTCAGGGTCACGATCGGGGCGGGGGGAACTCACGATGCGGTCGGGGGGCGGAGTGCTCCCGATGAAGCACTCCACCTTGCCGCCGTCGCCCCTGACAGCGTACTGCACCGCCTCGCTGGAGATGATGGGCGGCCCTGCGAGCAAGAGGACCCGGTCAGGGCCGGGTGTGCCggtgccggggcggggggcggggggcagggggcagggggcggggggcgggccacCCCGCAGGCCGCTCACCGTTCACGTAGAGGGGCACCTCCCTCTCGGCCACGCCGATCCGAGGCACGATGGCGCGGCAGGTGTAGGTGCCGGCATCGGCCTGGGTCACAGACTTCAACAGCAGCTGGTTGCTGTTACTCAGGACCTGGGCAGAGAGAGCAGCCTCGGGTGGGGAGCCAGGAGGCCTGGGCCCCTGGGTGCGAGGGGGGCCCCGCATTGGACGCAGTGGAGAGAAAGCAGGAAGGGCCACAAGTGAATTCCCGGAAGGGCAAAGGGCGCATCCCCCGACCCCAACGGAGCCGCCGACGCCCGCCatctcaggggcctgggctgATGGGGGCACAGCGGCCGGTGGCTCGGTGATTCCCCTGAGGACGCGGCCTCCCTGACGCCCCTTCTTAGGGCTTTCCCTGCCAAACAGGGTAGGCGGCTTCCCCCCGAAATCCCTCTCCCCACGGCTCTGGCCCGTGCAGTCCGTGCTTCCCGCCCTCCGGAGTGGACTCATTCACCCCGTCCGCGGAAgcccctccgccgccccccgccgccacGGAACCGTCCAGCTGCGCTGCCAGGAGAAGCGGGTCTCGATGGCGAGCACCGGCTTCCACGTCCCAGGGCCCTCGACACGCCTGGCTGTGGCCTGTCCCCACCATACCCCGCCGTCCCACCTGCGACCGACTCCTTGCTCCGGGTGCCCAGGTCGGGCAGCAAGCGTCTTACCATGTTTGAATCCTTTTTGGTCCAGGTGAGGGTGAGGGGGGGATTGCCCACCCAGACACAAGTGAGCGTCACGTCAGAGCCGATGTCCGTGGTCGTGGGCTTGGGGTCCACGACGATCCGGGGGGCAACTGCACAGAGAGGAGCCCGGGCGAGGGTCTCAGCATCGTCGGGGGCCCGTGGGCGCcgtcctctgcccctctgctgccccggcccccggccccacgGCGCCCTTGGCCCCCCCGGAGCCTGCCGAGGCCCCCACGGCCACTCACAGTGCACGTTCACCAAGGTGCTGACGTTGGTGCTGCCCACTTTGTTGTGGACCTCACAGGACACCGGCTCCGTGAAGAAGGAATAGTCCACGTTGGTCTCGTAGCGACTCTCGTGGGCGTCCTCAATCACGAATCCGCCCTTGGCCCACCTGGGGGGAGGGCAACACAGCGTGGAGCTCAGGGCTGGGcccccccggctccccccagccccagcccaggccccgggagctcccgccccccccacccgccgTGCACCTGTAGCCCAGGATCTCGGGGTTGGCCGTGGCCTGGCACGTGAAGACGACACGCTCGCCCTCCTGCACCGTCTGTGGCTCAATGGACAGGGTCACCGTGGGAGGGTCTGCAAACAGAACACGGAggatctttccttctcttcccaacACATGGCCCGGGCATCCCCACTGGGCGGAGAGCCGGGAACCGGACCCTGTAGCGTTCTAGCTCCGAGGAAGCGCCTTTCCCACGCGACCCCGCAGGGTCCCAGCAACACCTCGCCCCCGCACGTGGGTTAAGGAAACCACCATGATGACGTGCGCTCACATTTTGCCCCCAGATTGCTTTTAGTTTGGAGTCTCAGGGAAGACCCTGCAGGCCTGGGTTTTAAGCCTCTTCAGGTTTACAGAAttggaaactaaggctcagagagactAGGTCACAGCCTGGGTCACGGGCTGGGCTGCATGCGGTGCGGGCCAGGTCCCGGGGCCCCCTGGGTGCTCCCCGCCCAGGATGCCCGCTCACGGTGCACGTCCAGCTCGATGGAGGTCTCCTTGCCGGTCGGGACGGCCTCGTTCACACTGCGGCAGGTGAACACGCGCCCGATGTCCAGGTCTGTGGGGTTAATGAGCAGCTGGCTGACGGTGGTCTCTCTCTTGCCATCCTTCAGCAGTTCCTGGGGACACGGGGGGGGCACAGGGTCAGGCCACAGGCCGCCTAGGCTGCCATCAGGACGGCCGGGCCGTGAGCTTCAACGGGGGTGCAGcccgcctgcccctgccccccccccacccccgggcccggCTCTGCTCTGCTCCTTGCTCGTCAGCGTCCAGAGAAACTGGGCAAAAAGCGCAGCGGGTTCCGTGCACCATCCTCCCGGACCCCGCAGAGTCCCAAGTGCAAGGCTGCAAGGTGTCCGCGCCGGGCGGCTGACCGCGGCCTCCGTGCCCCGCCACCCCAGGGCCTACGCCGTGTGTCCGGCGGCCCCCGCGGCTCTTCCACGTGCACCTGCCCCCTCTGCAAAGCCTTGGCGGCCACCCCGGCCCTCAGGACCTCCCAGCGCACGCGTCCGTCCATCCTGCCCGGCTCTGGCCCGTGTGTCCCTCCTTGTGCGCGGGAAGGAGCGCCCACCTCCCGACACCCCTTGGGTGGAGGGGCcgagggcctggggggcaggcagcaggcCTCACCGTGCTGGCCACGGCGCCCTCCTGCTGTGTCCCGTCCCGGAACCAGATGATGGTGGCGGCCGGCTTGGCGTTGAAGGCTCGGCAGGTGAGGTTGTGCGGGGTGCCAGCCTGCAGCAGGAGCACGGGGCCGCCGTCGATCCTGGTGTCCTCGGGGGGGACTGCGGGGCGAGCAGAGCCAAGTTGGGGTGTGGCCGACAGAGCCCCCGCCCGGTGCCGTCCCTGCCTCTGCAGCCAGCCCCTGGCGGGGGCCGGCTCCCCTCACTCACAATCACTGTACCGCTCGTTCCCAGGGGCTTCGGGCCAGGCCACCAGCACGGACCCCTTGCGCCCCCCGCCCTTGTCCGTGCACAGCCCGCACGGTGCACAGGGGGCTTGGTCTCAACCCGGGGAAGCGGAGGAGCGTCCTCCTGCGTCCCACCCCGTGGGCCCTGTCCTTGGGCTGGCCCTGAGCCACCTGCAGGCTGGCGCCTGGTGCACTGCtggcatcccccaccccccacccagcgaCACAGCCATCCCCACCGGCGGGTGATTTCCTGCAGCGGAGTGAGAGCGGGCCAGCGCCCTGCCAGACACCTGTGAGGCCACCGAGCACCCCCCTCATGGTCCAggctccccagcctccccgcACTGGCTCACCTGAACCTCTGTTGTCCCCTGCCGTCCCCCCACCTGCTGCAGGGGCCGTCCCACCACAGCCACCTGTCAGCGGTTCCCAGGCGGGTGTTCTGAGCACCTCACCTACCTTGTGTTGGGGGCACAAGGTGACtgtgcagcccccgccccgccaggGCTGCTGTCCCCAGGCGCCTACCGACGGTGCACAGTAGGCCCCGGCTGACCGCAGGAGGGACTGGCTGGCTCAGATTTCCGATGCCAAGAAACAGGAGGCCCCCCTGCCCTATCCCCACAGGCCCCTGAAGCCCGGGCGATCGGATTACAGGCTCCTTGGAGGTAGGGCCGCTCCTTGCCCTGAAAGCCCGGCTGCCAGGGCGGGCGGCAGCCGGTCCCCGGGGATCCCAGCCCACCCAACCAATGAGCGAGGGGCGGAACACACACAGGCAGGGCTTCGGGGATAATCTCCGGGTGCGCCCAGTGTTGGCCGGGCCTGGAGGGGCTCCGTGGGACGCGCTTCGGGAGCCGGGAGGCCCCTGcaggccggcgggggcggggctcccggGTAGGAGCCCTGGAAGGGGCCCACCTGCGCCCCCCTGCGCCCACCTGGGCCCACCTGCGCCACCCTGCACTCGGGCCCGCAGGAGCGGCTCTCCACGCAGGCTGCCCTGGCCTCAAGCCTGGCCCGTCTCCGCACCTGTCAGGGGacctggggaggccctggggtcCGGGCACAGCCGTGCCCagcctgggggctctggggaggtgggggtggtgctGGCCCGACCGTGTCCCACGTGCCCGGGCTGCCTGTGCGGCTCGCACGAGCCCGACTGTGCGCCGAGGCCCGGGCTCCTCCTCCCGGGAGCACCTGGTCCCAGGCCAGCGGGTGCACGCACGGAGACGGCGTGGGGAGGCCGGAGTGGACACAGACCCCACGCGGGGTCCACCCGGCCCGGTCCTGAGCCATCTGCCTCTCCGAGTCTGCGCAAAGGAAAACGGGGCCGCTAAAGCGCCTGCCCCGCCGCCAGCTAGAGGCACGCGTGCACGGGGATGCCGGTTCGCAAACACATTTTTATGATTTGTGACAAACGTGCGTGTTAACATGGACACGCATCCGCGGCCTCCATTGTCCtgtttgtaaaattttaaaaagtaacaggaACCCTCCCCCAGGGGCGGTGCCGTGAGGTCAAATAGGGAGCACTGACGCGACACACAGGGCCGGTGCCCGCGGGGGCTGAGCGAGGTGCCCGAGGGCTGCGCGTGGGCTCCGTCCAGCCTCTGTGGCTACACCACAGGCCCCACGTGGGGTCACCAGGCCACCTGGGGACACCCCAGGGTCGTGACCTCTGCAGGGCCCAGCTCTCCGGACCCCGACACAGGACCACGTCCTGTGGCCCTCTCTCCGCCCCCGCCCACCCGTCAGCCTgtccccctcccacccttccaGGGGCTCATCCCGGGTCACAGATTCCAGGCGAccggagggaagagagggagcagGACAGAAAGGAATGGGGCAGCCGGAGGACAAAGGGGGCGTCGTGGGCAGAAACAAGCCCTGTAGAGGCGGGTGCCAGGGGGCGTGTCATGGCCACCCCCCACTATGCCACTGGCCAGGGTCCCCCCAGGAGGGACATCTGTTCAGGCAGTAGGACCCCAGCTCTCAGCCCCCGGCTCACCCCCAGGGGAATCtcagggccggggaggggggtcAGGGGCCTGGGGACCTGGTGAGGGGGGCAAACAGCCCCGGGTCAGTTACTGGGCTGGACTGGGGGGCCCGGAGCAACCCCGGGGCAGCAAGGCCGGGCCCCGGGGAGCCACGTGTCCCGCGGGTGGAGCCCAGCCCAGCCGGCCAAGGCCACCTCACGCACCCACCCGGGGCCCAGGCGCCCGCCCCGCTCCCTCCTACTGGACGTGGCGCTGGGGGGGTTTAGGGacggctgggggctccgggggcagcgcgaggccaggaggaggccggggcggggTCAGGGCCGGTGGGGGCTGGGGCCTTACTCAGCACGGTGAGCTTGGCCCGCCGCGAGCGCAGGGCGGCCTCCGTTGCCTGGCACTCGTAGGACGCGTCGTCGGACAGCTCGGCGTCCGTGATCTCCAGGTTGTACTGGCCGGCGTCTGCGGAGCCCACGACCCGGTACCGCGGCCACGCTGCGGGGACACGGCGGGGAGGTGAGCCCCTCACTTCCCGTCCCCACTTCCTGTCCCGGCCCGTGACCCTGCTGTCCTGgacgaggaagaggaggaggtccCAGTGGGGCGTGCGCTCAACGCTCACAGGGGTTCCTCGGACACCGGGGTGAGCTGAGGCCCGGAGAGGAGAGGCGGCTGTCCCGCGCAACCCCCATCCTACGCACCCCTGCCCACAGGATGCAGGGCAAGGACCCTGCCCGGAGGGTGCCCGAGGGCAGCAGGGTCCTCCGGGGGATGGTGGCTGTGCTCCCCGCCCCCGGGACCACAGCCTCCCCTCCGTCTGCCTGGAGCGCCTCCCTGGCATCCGTCTGCCTGAAGCTCTTCTACCTACAGGTCTCTGGGTTTCCCTCCGGGtctcaggcttcctgctgccctctctGTGCCCGGCGGCAGCCAGGAGCAAGGGCagtgcttggggtggggggcagggtggaggctgGGGCACACAGCGGGAGCACAGGGAGGGGGCGTGTGGACGCTGGGCCGGCGGGAGCCCACTCACCTTTGAGGCCCTGGCCCATGCCCAGCGCCAGCCCGTCCTTGGTCCATTGCACGATGCCCGAGTAGTTGAGCAGCACGCAGGGGAGCACGGCCCGCTGGCCCGCCACCACCGTCTGGTCGGCCGGCTCCTGGCTGAAGCGGGTCTGGGTCCCTGGCAAGGCCAAACGAGCACCGGGTAAGGAcacgtggggggagggggctgcaccacAGGCCACcctcccaggccccctgcccgcccggcccctcccctaggtcctgctccccaccccagagccccctCCCTGCTTGCCCCTGGGAATGTCCTGGGAGCGGAGGCGCTTGGCCATCGCAGACTGCGGTGCCCTGTTATGTAAAGGGTCGGGCCCAGGCGAGTCCCGCCGTGTGGGGTACAGACAGGACACCGGGGCCGAGGCGAGGGGGACGGGGGGATGCCGGGGCCTGGGCAAGGGGGACGGGTGGGGGGATGCTGCGGCCAGGACGAGGGGGACGGGTGGGGGGATGTTGTAGCCAGGACGAGGGGGACGGGATGAGGGGGACAGGGGGATGCCGAGgccagggcgggggtggggcgaCACGCTGGGGTCAGGGCaagggggatggggggatgcCGAGGCCAGCACAGGGGGGACAGGGTCAGAGTGGGGACATGAGCCTGAGCCTCGGTCCTCCCATCCGGGCCTGGGTCgtctcaccccccaccccgctcccacccccgcccccacccctttGCAGGTGCCAGCTGCGTCCTGGTACAGCACCGCTGGCCATCCTGGGGCACAGCTGGGCTCTGTACCCTGCCCCCACCGGGTGTATTGAGTGAGCCGCCACCAGGCACACATGTGAGCGGCTCCATGGGCCAGCAGAGGATGCACCTTGAGGACCCACCCTGAGGACCCACCCCGAGGACGCACCCCAAGGACCCACCCGACGACGTGCCCCAAGGACGCACCCTGAAGACCCACCTGAGGATGCACCCCTAGGACCCACCTGAGGATGCACCCCAAAGACACCCCGAGGACACACCCCTAGAACACATCCCAAGGACCCCTCTGAGGACGCGCTCCAAGGGCACACCCCGAGGGCCCACCCCAGGACGCATCCCAGGGACCCACCCCAAGAACCCCCCCCCCAAGGGCCCACCTGAGGGTGTCTGCGCAGTGTCCAGGGCGCGGACcccgagcctgcttctctgcgCCTGCCCCAACTCCAGGGTAGGGGGGTGTCCGCgtgcccccgccccaccccaccccatgggAGCCCAGCGCATATGACTGTTCTGCTCCCCTCGGTGGAGCCCCACGGCCGCGGCGGGAGCGGAGCCGAGAGCTGCACAGTAATTGCCTTTAATTGCGGAGCCCGAGTGGAGCGCGGCCTGGGTTGCTGGCGGCTCCCCCAGGCGCCGCAGGAGGGGGGGCCGGGGTCCCCAGCTCGTCCGCCTGTCACTGCCCATCACTGCTGAGAGCTCAGGGGGCTCCTCCCGCCTCTTTCCTGTGCGCTCACGAGTCCCCGCACCCAACCCTCCGGGAACCTCTCCACACCGCAGACCTCCCACCAAACCCCCCACGTGGGCCCCAGGCCGCgtccccctccctgctgcctcctcctccagcgCCGTGTCTCCCCTTCTTTCCAAACCGGCCCCACATCCCCTTCTTCCCGGAAGCCCTCCTGGATTGAGGGTCCCAAGGTCCTAGGCCACGCACAGCGGGTGCCCTCGGTCTGCACTTCCGTCCCAAACGGGAACAGACTGCACCCACATCTCCGTCTCAGGGAGACCGCAGCTGCAGGGCGGGGGGGCTCCGCGTGCCAAGGTCAGGGCCGGCCGTCTCTGCCCCGAGTCTCCCTGGACATCTGACGTCCAGCTTGCCTGCTGCACCAACGGCCAGGCGGGGCAGCGTCTCCACCGCGGGGGCGGCATCCACGGGCATCTCCGCAGACCCGTGCCCACCGGGCGCCCACGGCTGGGCCTCGGAGGTTGGGCAGGTGCCGAGATGGCGGAGAGCGGCCAGAGCGCAGCCTCGTGATCACTCCCCGCATCGCCCCCCTTGTTACTCGGTTCCCTCACGCCCTGTGCccctctactgcacctggagctGCGCCCCACGCCCGCGGTTCTCCTTCCCTGGCTGAGCCtgcccagggccagggctgggcctcATTCCCGGCTTCCCTGCGGGGCCCGGACCCCCATCTCCAGGGGGAGTCCCCAGAAAGCACCAGGAAGCGGCTCTGTCCGCGGGGAGCACGCAGCAGCCGCCCCTGCGGCGGGAAGGAGGGGAGGCCCTGGCGGGCAGAGGCGGGGGGAGCtcgcagggcagggcaggccgtGTGTGCCCACTCACGCTCACGGCGGCGGTTAGGGTCCTGCGGGTGCGGGGTGGCCTGGGAGCCCCAGCACAGACGCCGGGGCCTGCGCGTAAAACCTGCTCCTGGTTGAGGCCATTGGGTCGGGGGTCTCCCTGGGATTGGG
It encodes the following:
- the KIRREL1 gene encoding kin of IRRE-like protein 1 isoform X3; its protein translation is MLSLLVWILTLSDTFSQGTQTRFSQEPADQTVVAGQRAVLPCVLLNYSGIVQWTKDGLALGMGQGLKAWPRYRVVGSADAGQYNLEITDAELSDDASYECQATEAALRSRRAKLTVLIPPEDTRIDGGPVLLLQAGTPHNLTCRAFNAKPAATIIWFRDGTQQEGAVASTELLKDGKRETTVSQLLINPTDLDIGRVFTCRSVNEAVPTGKETSIELDVHHPPTVTLSIEPQTVQEGERVVFTCQATANPEILGYRWAKGGFVIEDAHESRYETNVDYSFFTEPVSCEVHNKVGSTNVSTLVNVHFAPRIVVDPKPTTTDIGSDVTLTCVWVGNPPLTLTWTKKDSNMVLSNSNQLLLKSVTQADAGTYTCRAIVPRIGVAEREVPLYVNGPPIISSEAVQYAVRGDGGKVECFIGSTPPPDRIAWAWKENFLEVGTLERYTVERTNSGSGVLSTLTINNVMEADFQTHYNCTAWNSFGPGTAIIQLEEREVLPVGVIAGATIGAGVLLTFFFIALVFFLYRRRKGSRKDVTLRKLDIKVETVNREPLTMHSDREDDTASVSTATRVMKAIYSSFKDDVDLKQDLRCDAMDTREEYEMKDPTNGYYNVRAHEDRPASRAVLYADYRAPGPARFDGRPASRLSHSSGYAQLSSYSRAPASDFGPEPPAAGPPNPAGADGAGALSYENYDKFGPHPFPAAAGFPGYRLGYPQAPAGLERTPFEAYDPIGKYATATRFSYTSQHSDFGQRFQQRMQTHV
- the KIRREL1 gene encoding kin of IRRE-like protein 1 isoform X1, with amino-acid sequence MLSLLVWILTLSDTFSQGTQTRFSQEPADQTVVAGQRAVLPCVLLNYSGIVQWTKDGLALGMGQGLKAWPRYRVVGSADAGQYNLEITDAELSDDASYECQATEAALRSRRAKLTVLIPPEDTRIDGGPVLLLQAGTPHNLTCRAFNAKPAATIIWFRDGTQQEGAVASTELLKDGKRETTVSQLLINPTDLDIGRVFTCRSVNEAVPTGKETSIELDVHHPPTVTLSIEPQTVQEGERVVFTCQATANPEILGYRWAKGGFVIEDAHESRYETNVDYSFFTEPVSCEVHNKVGSTNVSTLVNVHFAPRIVVDPKPTTTDIGSDVTLTCVWVGNPPLTLTWTKKDSNMGPRPPGSPPEAALSAQVLSNSNQLLLKSVTQADAGTYTCRAIVPRIGVAEREVPLYVNGPPIISSEAVQYAVRGDGGKVECFIGSTPPPDRIAWAWKENFLEVGTLERYTVERTNSGSGVLSTLTINNVMEADFQTHYNCTAWNSFGPGTAIIQLEEREVLPVGVIAGATIGAGVLLTFFFIALVFFLYRRRKGSRKDVTLRKLDIKVETVNREPLTMHSDREDDTASVSTATRVMKAIYSSFKDDVDLKQDLRCDAMDTREEYEMKDPTNGYYNVRAHEDRPASRAVLYADYRAPGPARFDGRPASRLSHSSGYAQLSSYSRAPASDFGPEPPAAGPPNPAGADGAGALSYENYDKFGPHPFPAAAGFPGYRLGYPQAPAGLERTPFEAYDPIGKYATATRFSYTSQHSDFGQRFQQRMQTHV
- the KIRREL1 gene encoding kin of IRRE-like protein 1 isoform X2 → MDMLPGSRSDCQPAEGTQTRFSQEPADQTVVAGQRAVLPCVLLNYSGIVQWTKDGLALGMGQGLKAWPRYRVVGSADAGQYNLEITDAELSDDASYECQATEAALRSRRAKLTVLIPPEDTRIDGGPVLLLQAGTPHNLTCRAFNAKPAATIIWFRDGTQQEGAVASTELLKDGKRETTVSQLLINPTDLDIGRVFTCRSVNEAVPTGKETSIELDVHHPPTVTLSIEPQTVQEGERVVFTCQATANPEILGYRWAKGGFVIEDAHESRYETNVDYSFFTEPVSCEVHNKVGSTNVSTLVNVHFAPRIVVDPKPTTTDIGSDVTLTCVWVGNPPLTLTWTKKDSNMGPRPPGSPPEAALSAQVLSNSNQLLLKSVTQADAGTYTCRAIVPRIGVAEREVPLYVNGPPIISSEAVQYAVRGDGGKVECFIGSTPPPDRIAWAWKENFLEVGTLERYTVERTNSGSGVLSTLTINNVMEADFQTHYNCTAWNSFGPGTAIIQLEEREVLPVGVIAGATIGAGVLLTFFFIALVFFLYRRRKGSRKDVTLRKLDIKVETVNREPLTMHSDREDDTASVSTATRVMKAIYSSFKDDVDLKQDLRCDAMDTREEYEMKDPTNGYYNVRAHEDRPASRAVLYADYRAPGPARFDGRPASRLSHSSGYAQLSSYSRAPASDFGPEPPAAGPPNPAGADGAGALSYENYDKFGPHPFPAAAGFPGYRLGYPQAPAGLERTPFEAYDPIGKYATATRFSYTSQHSDFGQRFQQRMQTHV